One window from the genome of Sphaerotilus microaerophilus encodes:
- a CDS encoding type I restriction-modification system subunit M, which yields MNHQALSSFIWSVADLLRGDFKQSEYGRVILPFTVLRRLDCVLEATKPAVLAEFDARTQAGLNPEPFLLRRAGQSFFNTSPLDLGKLLGDQDHIRQNLYAYVQAFSPAARDIFERFDFHAQVERLAKSNLLYLVTEKFANIDLHPSVVDNASMGAVFEELIRKFAEISNETAGEHFTPREVIRLMVNLMFIEDDDVLTPGNAVVRTIYDPTAGTGGMLSVAGEYLLEHNPQARLTMYGQELNDESYAICKADMLIKGQPVENIVAGNTLSDDGHGGRRFDYMLSNPPFGVEWKKVEKQVRQEHEQKGFDGRFGPGLPRVSDGSMLFLMHLLAKMRPAKDGGSRFGIVLNGSPLFTGGAGSGESEIRRYVLENDLVEAIVGLPTDMFYNTGISTYIWVLSNRKPDDRRGYVQLIDASGFWQKMRKSLGSKRREMSDEHIATVTRLFGDFTEAELVTVIDAIGQAQGDPELVTNTDTAPTAPEGGRLKRVPIARIFRNEDFGYTTITVERPLRHKDGDEAGNVVVGLKGKQKGKPQPDSALRDTENVPLTEDIGAYFAREVLPHAPDAWIDDEKSKVGYEIPFNRHFYVFEPPRSLHAIDEELKGVTARIMKMLGALAQGPHTTDAH from the coding sequence TTGAACCACCAGGCCCTGTCCTCCTTCATCTGGTCCGTCGCCGACCTGCTTCGGGGCGACTTCAAGCAGAGCGAGTACGGCCGCGTCATCCTGCCCTTCACCGTGCTGCGCCGGCTGGACTGCGTGCTGGAGGCCACCAAGCCCGCCGTGCTGGCCGAGTTCGACGCCAGGACCCAGGCCGGCCTGAACCCCGAGCCCTTCCTGCTGCGCCGTGCCGGGCAGAGCTTCTTCAACACCTCGCCGCTCGACCTGGGCAAGTTGCTGGGCGACCAGGACCACATCCGCCAGAACCTCTACGCCTACGTGCAGGCCTTCTCGCCGGCCGCGCGCGACATCTTCGAGCGTTTCGACTTCCACGCCCAGGTCGAGCGCCTGGCGAAGTCGAACCTGCTCTACCTCGTCACCGAGAAGTTCGCGAATATCGACCTGCACCCCTCGGTGGTCGACAACGCCAGCATGGGCGCGGTGTTCGAGGAGTTGATCCGCAAGTTCGCAGAAATCAGCAACGAAACCGCCGGCGAGCACTTCACCCCACGCGAGGTCATCCGGCTGATGGTGAACCTGATGTTCATCGAGGACGACGACGTGCTGACCCCCGGCAATGCGGTGGTGCGCACCATCTACGACCCGACAGCGGGCACCGGCGGCATGTTGTCGGTGGCGGGCGAGTACCTGCTGGAGCACAACCCGCAGGCGCGGCTGACGATGTACGGGCAGGAACTCAACGACGAGTCCTACGCGATCTGCAAGGCCGACATGCTCATCAAGGGCCAGCCGGTGGAGAACATCGTTGCCGGCAACACACTCAGCGACGACGGCCACGGCGGCCGCAGGTTCGACTACATGCTGTCCAACCCGCCCTTCGGCGTGGAGTGGAAGAAGGTCGAGAAGCAGGTCCGCCAGGAGCATGAACAGAAGGGCTTCGACGGCCGGTTCGGCCCTGGTCTGCCCCGCGTCAGCGATGGCTCCATGCTGTTCCTGATGCACCTGCTGGCCAAGATGCGGCCGGCCAAGGACGGTGGCAGCCGCTTCGGCATCGTGCTCAACGGCTCACCGCTGTTCACCGGCGGCGCCGGCAGCGGCGAGAGTGAAATCCGCCGCTACGTGCTGGAGAACGACCTGGTCGAGGCCATCGTCGGCTTGCCCACCGACATGTTCTACAACACCGGCATCAGCACCTACATCTGGGTGCTGTCCAACCGCAAGCCCGACGATCGCCGCGGCTACGTGCAGCTCATCGACGCCAGCGGCTTCTGGCAGAAGATGCGCAAGAGCCTGGGCAGCAAGCGCCGAGAGATGAGTGACGAGCACATCGCCACCGTCACGCGGCTGTTCGGCGATTTCACCGAGGCGGAGCTGGTCACGGTCATCGACGCCATCGGCCAAGCCCAGGGCGACCCGGAGCTGGTGACCAACACCGACACTGCGCCCACCGCACCGGAAGGCGGCCGCCTCAAGCGCGTGCCCATCGCGCGCATCTTCCGCAACGAGGACTTCGGCTACACCACCATCACGGTCGAGCGCCCCTTACGCCACAAGGACGGCGACGAGGCCGGCAACGTGGTCGTCGGTCTGAAGGGCAAGCAAAAGGGCAAGCCCCAGCCCGACAGCGCGCTGCGCGACACCGAGAACGTGCCGCTCACCGAGGACATCGGCGCCTACTTCGCCCGCGAGGTGCTGCCGCACGCGCCAGACGCCTGGATAGACGACGAGAAGAGCAAGGTCGGCTACGAAATCCCTTTCAACCGCCACTTCTACGTCTTCGAGCCGCCGCGCAGCCTGCACGCCATCGACGAAGAACTCAAGGGCGTGACCGCTCGCATCATGAAGATGCTGGGCGCGTTGGCCCAGGGCCCGCACACGACTGACGCACACTGA
- a CDS encoding NAD(P)/FAD-dependent oxidoreductase: protein MRHIILGAGPAGVIAAETIRKHAPNDEVYLVGDEPEAPYSRMAIPYLLIGKVGEEGTHLRHTPDHFERLNIQLKRNRAVKVDAAARTVTMQDGSVHAFDRLLITTGSSPATPPVPGIAGSGVHSCWTLADARAIMALAKPGARVIQMGAGFIGCIIMEALAMRGVKLSVVEMGDRMVPRMMGPTAGGMIKRWVEGKQISVYTGARVEAIERGASHAHAAPAAAQAPAHAPAAPPQGLLSKLAQAVGLSPAPAPVPAPAPAPAPVSAPAAPSAPMHVRLSTGEVLDADLVISATGVRPNIGFLADSGVRCLVGVLTDEHLQTNVPGIYAAGDCAEAFDKVSGRTIVSAIQPNAAEQARVAALNMVGQVTELKGVTQINVLDTLGMISASFGKWDGVPGGQHVELLDEAAGKLLSLQFDHEKLVGCNSIGWTQHIGVMRGLVEGEVKLGPWRERLMDDPTLLMEAYLASAQAQGEPAFVKAG, encoded by the coding sequence ATGCGACACATCATCCTCGGCGCCGGCCCGGCCGGCGTCATCGCGGCCGAGACCATCCGCAAGCACGCGCCGAACGACGAGGTGTACCTCGTCGGGGACGAGCCCGAGGCGCCTTACTCGCGCATGGCCATTCCCTACCTGCTGATCGGCAAGGTCGGCGAGGAGGGCACCCACCTGCGCCACACGCCCGACCACTTCGAGCGCCTGAACATCCAGCTCAAGCGCAACCGCGCCGTCAAGGTCGACGCCGCCGCCAGGACGGTGACCATGCAGGACGGCAGCGTGCACGCCTTCGACCGCCTGCTGATCACCACCGGTTCGTCGCCGGCCACGCCGCCGGTGCCCGGCATTGCCGGCTCGGGCGTGCACAGCTGCTGGACCCTGGCGGACGCGCGCGCCATCATGGCACTGGCCAAGCCGGGTGCGCGCGTGATCCAGATGGGCGCCGGCTTCATCGGCTGCATCATCATGGAAGCGCTCGCCATGCGCGGCGTCAAGCTCTCCGTGGTCGAGATGGGTGACCGCATGGTGCCCCGCATGATGGGCCCCACCGCCGGCGGCATGATCAAGCGCTGGGTCGAGGGCAAGCAGATCAGCGTCTACACCGGCGCCCGGGTGGAGGCCATCGAGCGCGGTGCGTCGCATGCCCATGCCGCCCCCGCCGCTGCACAGGCCCCTGCCCACGCCCCCGCCGCGCCGCCGCAGGGCCTGCTGAGCAAACTGGCCCAGGCGGTCGGCCTGTCGCCCGCTCCGGCTCCCGTCCCTGCTCCTGCACCCGCTCCTGCACCCGTTTCGGCACCGGCCGCCCCCAGCGCGCCGATGCACGTGCGCCTGTCCACCGGCGAGGTGCTGGATGCCGACCTCGTCATCAGCGCCACCGGCGTGCGGCCCAACATCGGCTTCCTGGCCGACAGCGGCGTGCGCTGCCTGGTCGGCGTGCTGACCGACGAGCACCTGCAGACCAACGTGCCCGGCATCTATGCCGCCGGTGACTGCGCCGAGGCCTTCGACAAGGTCAGCGGGCGCACCATCGTCAGCGCCATCCAGCCCAACGCCGCCGAGCAGGCCCGCGTGGCCGCGCTCAACATGGTCGGCCAGGTCACCGAGCTCAAGGGCGTCACGCAGATCAACGTGCTCGACACCCTCGGCATGATCTCCGCCAGCTTCGGCAAGTGGGACGGCGTGCCCGGCGGCCAGCACGTGGAGCTGCTCGACGAGGCGGCCGGCAAGCTGCTCAGCCTGCAGTTCGACCACGAGAAGCTGGTCGGCTGCAACTCCATCGGCTGGACCCAGCACATCGGCGTCATGCGCGGCCTCGTCGAAGGCGAGGTCAAGCTCGGCCCCTGGCGCGAGCGCCTGATGGACGACCCGACGCTGCTGATGGAGGCCTACCTCGCCAGCGCCCAGGCGCAGGGCGAGCCCGCCTTCGTCAAGGCCGGCTGA
- the thiS gene encoding sulfur carrier protein ThiS yields the protein MQITFKLYASLTEFLPAERRTSNQVQLDVAEGATIAQIIEPFSLPMKMVHLVLINGVYVPPAERATRALKEGDVLAIWPPIAGG from the coding sequence ATGCAGATCACTTTCAAGCTCTACGCCAGCCTCACCGAGTTCCTGCCGGCCGAGCGCCGCACCAGCAACCAAGTGCAGCTCGACGTGGCCGAAGGCGCCACCATTGCCCAGATCATCGAGCCCTTCAGCCTGCCGATGAAGATGGTGCACCTCGTGCTCATCAACGGCGTCTACGTCCCGCCCGCCGAGCGCGCCACCCGTGCGCTCAAGGAAGGCGACGTGCTCGCCATCTGGCCGCCCATCGCTGGCGGTTGA
- a CDS encoding DUF4160 domain-containing protein, with amino-acid sequence MPTISMFYGILVLMFFRDNRRHHLPHIHVRYQGQEAAIAIADGAVLDGAIPVKQLKMVLAWIEIHQEELMVDWELAVNGDEPFRIAPLQ; translated from the coding sequence ATGCCCACCATCAGCATGTTCTACGGCATCCTGGTTCTCATGTTCTTTCGTGACAACCGGCGCCACCACCTGCCACACATCCATGTGCGGTACCAAGGCCAGGAAGCTGCCATTGCCATCGCTGACGGAGCGGTTCTCGACGGTGCCATACCGGTGAAGCAGCTGAAGATGGTGCTGGCCTGGATTGAAATCCATCAGGAGGAATTGATGGTGGATTGGGAACTGGCGGTCAATGGCGACGAGCCATTCCGCATCGCGCCGCTGCAATGA
- a CDS encoding FecR domain-containing protein — MTAFLFRQPAGHPWSIPLAVGAALVLAALPAWAGEGAVPADPVFTYTTSAGDTLIGLGKRFLVDPARWPELAKVNRVPNANRIPTGQTLAIPLRLMATQPAPGQVLSASGEVQGTGQQPVLAGQALPPGAELRTGEGQATVRLADGTLLHLRAGSQLVVDTAHRVTKAGVVQSGVTLQRGQVDVQAQKAPAGMPGFRVGTPQGVLGVRGTEFRVRADEQEATTRGEVLEGAVAVDGLGGQPGRPGQPAQPGQRVQAGQGVVVDRSGQVALPVALLAAPDLSALPLLQERPLVRFTLAPQAGAVAYRAQVATEGGFATLAADVRSDSTELRIAGLPDGDHVMRVLAEDAQGLQGLNAEHRFRLKARPEPPLPSAPQPRTIIAGQGVQLAWTANPEARSYRLQLAQSEDFSQPLLRDLRGHEAAALALDGLAPGVYFWRLASERSATDQGPFGAAQRFEMRAIPKPPAPPEVGDRSIRLAWEGLPGQTFEVQFARAPDFAPVLLERRTRTPALEIELPGGGRFFVRVRALDPDGFVGPYSSPQQFQLPTCLRDGQLGCVKADGQSVQVAD, encoded by the coding sequence ATGACAGCCTTCCTCTTCCGCCAACCGGCCGGCCACCCCTGGTCGATCCCGCTCGCCGTGGGTGCGGCGCTCGTGCTGGCGGCCTTGCCAGCCTGGGCGGGGGAGGGGGCCGTGCCGGCCGACCCGGTGTTCACCTACACCACCTCGGCGGGCGACACGCTGATCGGCCTGGGCAAGCGCTTCCTCGTCGACCCGGCGCGCTGGCCCGAGCTGGCCAAGGTGAACCGGGTGCCCAATGCGAACCGCATTCCCACTGGCCAGACCCTGGCCATTCCCCTGCGGCTGATGGCCACCCAGCCGGCGCCGGGCCAGGTGCTGTCTGCCAGTGGCGAGGTGCAAGGCACCGGCCAGCAGCCGGTGCTGGCCGGCCAGGCCCTGCCCCCCGGTGCCGAGCTGCGCACCGGCGAGGGCCAGGCCACGGTGCGGCTGGCGGACGGCACCCTGCTGCACCTGCGTGCCGGCAGCCAGCTGGTGGTGGACACCGCCCATCGGGTGACCAAGGCCGGCGTCGTGCAGTCGGGCGTGACGCTGCAGCGTGGCCAGGTGGATGTGCAGGCCCAGAAGGCGCCCGCGGGCATGCCGGGCTTCCGCGTCGGCACCCCGCAGGGCGTGCTGGGCGTGCGCGGGACCGAATTCCGCGTGCGGGCCGACGAGCAGGAAGCCACCACCCGCGGCGAGGTGCTCGAAGGCGCCGTGGCCGTCGACGGGCTGGGGGGGCAGCCTGGTCGGCCCGGTCAGCCCGCTCAGCCCGGCCAGCGGGTGCAGGCCGGCCAGGGCGTGGTGGTCGACCGCAGCGGCCAGGTGGCGCTCCCGGTGGCACTGCTGGCCGCGCCGGATCTCTCCGCGCTGCCGCTGCTGCAGGAGCGGCCGCTGGTGCGCTTCACGCTGGCGCCGCAGGCGGGCGCGGTCGCCTACCGGGCCCAGGTGGCCACCGAGGGCGGCTTTGCCACCCTGGCGGCCGATGTGCGCAGCGACAGCACCGAGCTGCGCATCGCCGGCCTGCCCGATGGTGACCATGTGATGCGCGTGCTGGCCGAAGACGCCCAGGGCCTGCAGGGCCTGAACGCCGAGCACCGGTTCCGGTTGAAGGCCCGGCCCGAGCCGCCCCTGCCCAGTGCGCCGCAGCCGCGCACCATCATCGCTGGCCAGGGCGTGCAGCTGGCCTGGACCGCCAACCCCGAGGCGCGCAGCTACCGGCTGCAGCTGGCCCAGAGCGAGGACTTCAGCCAGCCACTGCTGCGCGACCTGCGCGGCCACGAGGCGGCGGCCCTGGCCCTGGACGGCCTGGCGCCGGGCGTGTACTTCTGGCGCCTGGCCAGCGAGCGCAGCGCCACCGACCAGGGCCCGTTCGGGGCGGCCCAGCGCTTCGAGATGCGGGCCATCCCGAAGCCGCCCGCGCCGCCCGAGGTGGGGGACCGGTCGATCCGGCTGGCCTGGGAGGGGCTGCCGGGCCAGACCTTCGAGGTGCAGTTCGCCCGCGCGCCGGACTTCGCCCCGGTCCTGCTCGAACGGCGCACCCGCACGCCCGCCCTCGAAATCGAGCTGCCCGGTGGCGGCCGGTTCTTCGTGCGGGTGCGGGCGCTGGACCCGGACGGCTTCGTCGGGCCGTACAGCTCGCCGCAGCAGTTCCAGCTGCCCACCTGCCTGCGCGACGGCCAGCTCGGCTGCGTCAAGGCGGACGGCCAGTCGGTGCAGGTGGCCGACTGA
- a CDS encoding CHASE2 and HATPase_c domain-containing protein produces the protein MKRRLRSVVVALPLALLAALLVLTGWSWRADRVVYDLGLSLWRRPPPPDIVIVAIDDASVAAIGRWPWPRVVHSTLLERLAEARPRSIALDLVLSEPDPDPAQDLLLARMLRRAAPVVLPVAWQAGGPGLPGRSLLPVPVLREAVRLGAAEATVDADGVLRHAFLRTGSGDQVYPHMALALLEAGGDTVAAGLPVSRATEEDVSTLPTAGWSRQDRFAIRYAGPPGHVQRLSYEDVLTGAVPAEQLRGRHVLVGMTANGLGDTLATPVNRQQYAMPGVEVLANTLYTLRSGDTLRAVDAGPGALLAAALTLLLVLAFDRLGSRWAWVGALAAVPVAATASLLALGAGLWWSPVPFAVAASLAYPFWSWRQLKRVVDRLDDEILQLLVEEGTGARAAAPAAGPRRWLGDPMTSRLARLHSAAETVRSARRFLADALAGMPTAMVVTDERGRVLLANAPAALLFEAPGAEQMQGMDLPGLLVEFQPTRAVDWDRLFASPGAAAGAWPARDAPQETAAIEAHLERLGDFLLHFASVELLGRQRWVVTFADISAIRLAQRRREEALGFVSHDLRSPVHAIMLMADLHLQGKLQWTQPELLAEVQRQANRALQLADEFVRVARAESRPLQLVEVAPAELLAEVLADCQPQALDAAVQLALAITPGLPPWRLDRALVRRALGNLASNAIKHSPRGGSVALTARVGDDGTLTLAVTDEGPGLTPAQCRQLEQEAQGLPAGDVRGVGLGLLFVQRVAARHRGRLAARPGPGQRGTVVELRLAALAGSAAEG, from the coding sequence GTGAAGCGCCGCCTGCGCTCAGTCGTGGTCGCCCTGCCGCTGGCGTTGCTGGCGGCGCTGTTGGTGCTCACCGGCTGGAGCTGGCGGGCCGACCGGGTGGTGTACGACCTCGGCCTCTCGCTGTGGCGCCGCCCGCCGCCGCCTGACATCGTGATCGTCGCGATCGACGATGCCAGCGTGGCGGCGATTGGCCGCTGGCCCTGGCCGCGGGTGGTGCACAGCACCCTGCTGGAGCGCCTGGCCGAGGCCCGGCCGCGCTCGATTGCCCTGGACCTGGTGCTCAGCGAGCCGGACCCCGATCCGGCGCAGGACCTGCTGCTGGCGCGCATGCTGCGCCGCGCCGCGCCGGTGGTGCTGCCGGTGGCCTGGCAGGCGGGTGGGCCCGGCCTGCCCGGGCGCTCGCTCCTGCCGGTGCCGGTGCTGCGCGAGGCCGTGCGCCTGGGCGCCGCGGAGGCGACCGTGGATGCCGATGGCGTGCTGCGCCACGCCTTCCTGCGCACCGGCTCGGGCGACCAGGTCTACCCGCACATGGCGCTGGCCCTGCTCGAAGCCGGTGGTGACACGGTGGCCGCCGGCCTGCCGGTCTCCCGGGCGACGGAGGAGGACGTCTCGACCCTGCCCACCGCCGGCTGGAGCCGCCAGGATCGGTTTGCGATCCGCTACGCCGGCCCGCCCGGCCATGTGCAGCGCCTGTCCTACGAGGACGTGCTGACCGGCGCGGTGCCTGCCGAGCAGCTGCGCGGCCGCCATGTGCTGGTGGGCATGACGGCCAACGGCCTGGGCGACACCCTGGCCACCCCCGTCAACCGCCAGCAGTACGCGATGCCGGGTGTCGAGGTGCTCGCCAACACCCTCTACACCCTGCGCAGCGGCGACACGCTGCGCGCCGTCGACGCGGGGCCCGGCGCGCTGCTGGCCGCCGCCCTGACGCTGTTGCTCGTGCTGGCCTTCGACCGGCTGGGCAGCCGCTGGGCCTGGGTGGGCGCCCTGGCGGCCGTGCCGGTGGCCGCCACCGCCAGCCTGCTGGCCCTGGGTGCCGGCCTCTGGTGGAGCCCCGTGCCCTTTGCGGTGGCCGCCTCGCTGGCCTACCCCTTCTGGAGCTGGCGCCAGCTCAAGCGGGTGGTGGACCGCTTGGACGACGAGATCCTCCAGCTGCTGGTCGAGGAGGGCACCGGTGCCCGCGCCGCCGCTCCGGCCGCCGGGCCGCGCCGCTGGCTGGGCGACCCGATGACCTCGCGCCTGGCCCGCCTGCACAGCGCCGCCGAGACCGTGCGCAGCGCCCGGCGCTTCCTGGCCGACGCGCTGGCCGGCATGCCCACCGCGATGGTGGTCACCGACGAGCGCGGCCGCGTGCTGCTGGCCAACGCCCCCGCGGCCCTGCTGTTCGAGGCGCCCGGTGCCGAGCAGATGCAGGGCATGGACCTGCCGGGGCTGCTGGTCGAATTCCAGCCCACCCGAGCGGTCGACTGGGACCGCCTGTTCGCCTCCCCCGGCGCAGCGGCCGGCGCCTGGCCCGCCCGGGATGCTCCCCAAGAGACGGCAGCCATCGAGGCCCACCTGGAGCGGCTGGGCGACTTCCTGCTGCACTTCGCGTCGGTCGAGCTGCTGGGGCGCCAGCGCTGGGTGGTCACCTTTGCCGACATCAGCGCGATCCGCCTGGCGCAGCGCCGGCGCGAGGAGGCGCTGGGCTTCGTCTCCCACGACCTGCGCTCGCCCGTGCACGCCATCATGCTCATGGCCGACCTGCACCTGCAGGGCAAGCTGCAATGGACCCAGCCCGAGCTGCTGGCCGAGGTGCAGCGCCAGGCCAACCGCGCGCTGCAGCTGGCCGACGAATTCGTGCGCGTGGCCCGGGCCGAATCGCGCCCACTGCAGCTGGTGGAGGTGGCGCCGGCCGAGCTGCTGGCCGAGGTGCTGGCGGACTGCCAGCCCCAGGCCCTGGACGCGGCCGTGCAGCTGGCCCTGGCCATCACCCCCGGCCTGCCGCCCTGGCGCCTGGACCGCGCGCTGGTGCGGCGCGCGCTGGGCAACCTGGCCTCCAACGCCATCAAGCACAGCCCCCGGGGTGGCAGCGTCGCGCTCACCGCCCGCGTGGGTGACGACGGCACGCTGACCCTGGCAGTCACCGACGAAGGCCCGGGCCTCACCCCCGCCCAGTGCCGCCAGCTCGAACAAGAGGCCCAGGGCCTGCCGGCCGGCGATGTGCGCGGCGTCGGCCTGGGCCTGCTGTTCGTGCAGCGCGTGGCCGCCCGCCACCGCGGCCGCCTGGCGGCCCGGCCCGGCCCCGGCCAGCGCGGCACGGTGGTCGAGCTGCGCTTGGCGGCGCTGGCAGGCAGTGCGGCCGAGGGCTGA
- a CDS encoding MAC/perforin domain-containing protein, producing the protein MSSVFESRKDPASKADVSPAGPPIQTPKSETKEALEQIVDDKSSSTGEKKALADYLERVGLGEYVAAFRAHGVTSLKLLRMIDSSPAESTRTAICQTIAKGWKVGDTKHMGSELAANLVKSITAEDVQTWIDKEQAVERSVSHADPDAAEKEAKRKQLKQAISEVEDLRKECEKKNFADNEAEKKKVADRLEKIIGEFRAEKALDAFPTGEALGKDLHTSLAEAERALTHVSKLTNDAVSIEKLTAVDLIYGHQLLRGRYMDANGTTEAPGGAVLAMPKRCADADLFGPSLESQDFSRSYHSESAMMRAERLIETHASSLSASARASGAAFMGSGIGAMSLAAQYAQAKDERYDASFASSGRSAVQIQTRYHWSPTRQIVFATNEFRLSSEALANLRVLVRASAAERRPGILNFMRTFGSHVFGRVTLGGWYRYTAKATAKSEDQKSKLEEAVANAMDWGVSVSASYAGLGGAASAAAAYNASEASARVSGKELRATFSENEVTISTTMLGGVDGLPREDWIGSVQYPSQWRVIQREAPVPIWVLVRDTEPFRLGLVHADSERELEEKLATLSKDLDVLATEFEAAWVQDIFAESLELEELCEEAKKQVTVDAVERCLHDLLKPVIETTGLTWHLPSQGQELPETFILNPPSALVYHNELYVCAPSKWSLSPNADSSRFHGWMMLAFDGAQWRTATGDKYGKHTFGSESYSYNKVCEAWINPVVLNAAPIELPKSGHLFAYGNRYDKKEEFTCFAVYPPNVWYAPSVAALKEEIGQQVQATRPALVRFNDSVLFLFVGSDSRIFLSNILQGDDVLQTQHMSNGKPLGEGLLFSTDRRIAGSVFNRKIYCAYRQNGSARLLVTHSDDGNTWTPPVLLPGEGSCDGPGLVEYGERLYCAYAGTEGDNSLYIVSTSDGEMWTHPTPIPKATCSSTPSLATFRGQSGAAKLYCFYMSLTPDGAGQQQLAYRVASLETLAQPASAPSASPSPSSPAALHEQVKVPEKGGTLPIAQA; encoded by the coding sequence ATGTCCAGCGTCTTCGAATCCAGGAAAGATCCGGCGAGCAAGGCCGATGTATCCCCCGCGGGCCCTCCAATTCAAACGCCGAAGTCCGAAACCAAGGAGGCATTGGAGCAGATCGTTGACGACAAGTCCTCATCGACAGGCGAGAAGAAGGCGCTGGCAGATTACCTTGAGCGAGTGGGACTGGGCGAATACGTCGCAGCGTTTCGCGCCCATGGCGTCACGTCACTCAAGCTGCTTCGCATGATCGACTCAAGTCCTGCCGAGTCGACCCGAACGGCAATCTGCCAAACAATCGCCAAGGGCTGGAAGGTTGGGGACACCAAACACATGGGCTCCGAACTGGCAGCCAATCTGGTCAAGAGCATCACGGCCGAAGACGTCCAGACATGGATCGACAAGGAACAGGCAGTCGAAAGGTCAGTCAGCCATGCCGATCCCGATGCGGCCGAAAAGGAAGCCAAGCGCAAGCAGCTGAAGCAAGCCATCAGCGAGGTGGAGGACCTGCGCAAAGAATGCGAAAAGAAGAACTTCGCGGACAACGAGGCGGAGAAAAAGAAGGTTGCAGACAGGCTTGAAAAGATCATTGGGGAATTCCGCGCCGAAAAGGCGCTGGATGCCTTTCCCACCGGCGAGGCGCTTGGGAAAGATCTGCACACCTCCCTTGCGGAAGCGGAAAGGGCGCTGACACATGTCAGCAAGCTGACCAATGACGCTGTGAGCATCGAGAAACTCACCGCCGTCGACCTGATTTACGGTCACCAACTCCTGCGCGGGCGTTACATGGATGCCAACGGCACGACCGAAGCGCCAGGGGGCGCCGTGCTCGCAATGCCCAAGCGCTGCGCAGACGCCGACCTGTTCGGACCCAGCTTGGAAAGCCAGGATTTCAGCCGCAGCTATCACAGCGAGTCGGCGATGATGCGCGCCGAGCGGCTGATCGAGACCCATGCGTCGTCGCTCTCCGCTTCTGCGCGCGCGTCCGGTGCGGCCTTCATGGGTAGCGGTATCGGTGCGATGAGCCTCGCAGCTCAATACGCCCAAGCCAAGGACGAGCGCTACGACGCATCCTTCGCCAGCAGCGGCCGCAGTGCGGTGCAGATCCAGACGCGCTACCACTGGTCACCCACGCGGCAGATCGTCTTCGCCACGAACGAGTTCAGGCTCAGCAGCGAGGCATTGGCCAATCTGCGCGTGCTTGTGCGTGCGAGTGCCGCCGAGCGCCGCCCCGGCATCCTCAACTTCATGCGCACCTTCGGCAGCCATGTGTTTGGGCGCGTCACGCTGGGCGGCTGGTACCGCTACACGGCGAAGGCCACCGCGAAAAGCGAGGACCAGAAGAGCAAACTCGAAGAGGCAGTTGCCAATGCCATGGATTGGGGAGTGTCGGTATCGGCCTCCTACGCGGGGTTGGGCGGCGCCGCCTCGGCCGCAGCCGCCTATAACGCTTCGGAAGCCTCCGCGCGAGTCTCCGGAAAAGAACTTCGCGCCACGTTCTCCGAAAATGAAGTGACGATCTCCACCACCATGCTGGGCGGTGTCGATGGATTGCCCCGGGAAGACTGGATCGGCAGCGTGCAGTACCCCTCCCAATGGCGGGTCATCCAACGTGAAGCGCCGGTGCCGATCTGGGTGCTGGTTCGGGATACCGAACCCTTCAGGCTCGGACTCGTCCATGCGGACAGCGAAAGGGAATTGGAGGAGAAGCTCGCAACCCTTTCCAAGGATCTCGACGTCTTGGCAACCGAGTTCGAAGCTGCTTGGGTACAGGACATATTTGCCGAATCCCTGGAGCTAGAAGAGCTGTGCGAGGAGGCCAAGAAGCAAGTAACGGTGGACGCCGTCGAGCGATGCCTGCACGACCTGCTGAAACCAGTCATTGAAACCACAGGTTTGACATGGCACTTGCCAAGTCAAGGGCAAGAACTACCGGAGACCTTTATCCTCAATCCGCCGAGCGCGCTTGTTTATCACAATGAACTGTATGTATGTGCGCCATCCAAGTGGTCTCTATCGCCAAACGCGGACTCGTCCAGATTCCATGGATGGATGATGCTGGCCTTCGATGGAGCACAGTGGCGGACTGCAACGGGCGACAAATACGGCAAGCACACGTTTGGGTCAGAGAGCTACAGTTACAACAAAGTATGTGAGGCCTGGATAAATCCTGTAGTTTTGAATGCCGCACCGATCGAACTGCCGAAGTCAGGCCATCTCTTTGCCTATGGAAATAGGTACGACAAGAAAGAGGAGTTCACGTGTTTTGCGGTTTACCCGCCAAATGTCTGGTACGCACCGAGTGTGGCAGCACTCAAGGAGGAAATCGGGCAGCAAGTACAGGCAACGCGGCCCGCCTTGGTTCGATTCAATGACAGTGTACTGTTCCTGTTTGTCGGATCTGATTCAAGAATATTCCTGAGCAATATCCTTCAAGGAGATGACGTACTACAAACGCAGCACATGAGCAATGGCAAACCGCTTGGTGAGGGATTGCTGTTCAGTACTGACCGTCGCATTGCCGGTTCAGTCTTCAATCGCAAGATCTACTGCGCGTATCGGCAGAATGGATCAGCGCGACTCCTTGTGACCCACAGCGATGATGGCAACACGTGGACGCCCCCGGTACTGCTCCCAGGCGAGGGCTCTTGCGATGGTCCAGGTCTTGTTGAGTATGGTGAAAGGCTCTACTGCGCGTATGCGGGCACAGAGGGCGACAACTCCCTGTACATCGTGTCGACCTCGGACGGCGAGATGTGGACTCACCCGACCCCGATCCCCAAGGCCACCTGCAGCAGCACACCGTCGCTCGCTACCTTCCGCGGTCAATCTGGCGCAGCCAAGCTGTACTGCTTCTACATGAGCCTCACGCCTGACGGAGCTGGCCAACAACAGTTGGCCTACCGGGTGGCCAGCCTGGAGACACTGGCGCAACCCGCCAGCGCTCCCTCAGCCAGCCCGAGCCCTTCATCCCCCGCCGCGCTGCATGAACAGGTCAAAGTACCGGAGAAAGGCGGCACGCTCCCCATCGCTCAGGCCTGA